One genomic segment of Chthoniobacterales bacterium includes these proteins:
- a CDS encoding YbjQ family protein translates to MKTTTGFDFEGYVITDYKGLVRGITVRSPTLVQGLLGGLKSIVGGRIGAYTEMCEQARQHALDSLIEHATQLGANAIIGVRYDASEVVSRESATEVLCYGTAVSIRPRS, encoded by the coding sequence ATGAAGACCACGACGGGGTTCGACTTCGAAGGTTACGTCATCACCGATTACAAGGGGCTCGTCCGCGGGATTACCGTGCGTTCTCCGACCCTCGTGCAGGGGCTGTTGGGCGGCTTGAAGAGCATCGTTGGCGGGCGCATCGGCGCCTACACCGAGATGTGCGAGCAGGCGCGCCAGCATGCCCTGGATTCGCTCATCGAGCATGCGACGCAGCTGGGGGCGAACGCGATCATCGGGGTTCGTTACGACGCATCGGAAGTCGTCAGCAGGGAATCGGCGACCGAGGTCCTGTGCTACGGCACCGCGGTATCCATCCGGCCCCGGTCGTGA